Proteins found in one Macrobrachium nipponense isolate FS-2020 chromosome 4, ASM1510439v2, whole genome shotgun sequence genomic segment:
- the LOC135211242 gene encoding chitin deacetylase 1-like — MIRRVTTPLLALFLVGYVSAQAPNLFETAELDVDYYCSGRFENEFFRIELDPDATDEDYNQKCGEYYRCIPAPGGKKALSKGTCQTSMAFDIKLQICQIRREVKNCHLVNKPRDPVPRWPLVDGEQSNCPGTDIECGSGECLGKERFCDNHPDCADGSDENICTPDKDPNRADVCDPRACRWEQGCFCSVDGTRIPGELLPSQTPQMITVTFTGAINERNFRIFQDIFKDTTKNKGNDCTAKGTFFVSHAFTNYSAVQELHRKGHEIAVNSITSNKDPYYWTNLTASDYEAEMDGSRLIIETFANITSGEILGLRVPNGRVGGNQQFQMMVDWGFLYDSSIAAPLGRLPLWPYTLMHRMPHKCLGTDQNCPSRNFTVWEMVMNELDRRDDPQFDERLTGCHYVDQCANINDPKQFRAFLEHNLARHYSTNRAPLGLHFTAAFFETRKDFLKEFVSWVSETAKSGEYYFVTMQQVINWMELPTEIAAIQNFGEWKGKCEAPGLPYCSLPNPCPSKVPRLFPHEEQMFLHTCEECPRTYPWLYDPLGNGFSDF, encoded by the exons ATGATACGTCGAGTTACAACACCCCTTCTCGCCCTCT TCTTGGTGGGATATGTGTCTGCTCAAGCCCCGAACCTCTTCGAGACAGCTGAACTTGATGTAGATTACTACTGCTCAGGGCGCTTCGAGAATGAGTTCTTCAGGATAGAGCTGGACCCCGATGCCACCGATGAAGAC TACAACCAAAAATGCGGCGAGTACTACCGTTGCATCCCAGCTCCTGGAGGCAAGAAGGCCCTCAGCAAGGGTACCTGCCAGACCAGCATGGCCTTCGATATCAAACTGCAGATTTGCCAGATCAGAAGAGAAGTCAAGAACTGTCACCTTGTAAACA AACCAAGAGACCCCGTCCCTCGCTGGCCACTTGTTGATGGTGAGCAGTCTAACTGCCCAGGAACTGACATTGAATGTGGTTCAGGAGAGTGCTTGGGTAAGGAACGCTTCTGTGACAACCACCCTGACTGCGCTGATGGGTCTGATGAAAACATCTGCA CCCCTGATAAGGATCCCAACCGCGCTGATGTATGTGATCCAAGAGCCTGCCGATGGGAACAAGGATGCTTCTGCTCTGTTGATGGAACTCGCATCCCAGGTGAACTTCTCCCATCTCAGACCCCACAGATGATCACTGTTACTTTCACTGGAGCCATCAATGAACGTAACTTCAGAATCTTCCAGGACATTTTCAAGGATACCACCAAGAACAAGGGTAATGACTGCACAGCCAAGGGTACCTTCTTTGTATCTCATGCTTTCACCAACTATTCTGCTGTTCAAGAACTCCACCGCAAGGGACACGAAATTGCTGTTAACTCCATCACCAGCAACAAGGACCCATACTACTGGACTAACCTCACTGCTTCTGACTATGAAGCTGAAATGGACGGATCTCGTCTCATCATCGAAACTTTTGCCAACATCACCTCCGGTGAAATTTTGGGTCTCCGTGTTCCTAACGGTCGTGTTGGTGGAAACCAGCAATTCCAGATGATGGTTGACTGGGGCTTCTTGTATGACTCTTCTATTGCTGCTCCGCTTGGACGTCTTCCACTTTGGCCTTACACTCTTATGCATCGTATGCCCCACAAATGCCTGGGTACTGACCAGAATTGCCCATCCCGTAACTTTACTGTCTGGGAAATGGTAATGAATGAGCTTGATCGTCGTGACGATCCCCAGTTTGATGAGCGACTGACAGGTTGTCACTATGTTGATCAGTGTGCTAACATCAATGACCCCAAGCAATTCCGTGCTTTCTTGGAACACAATCTTGCTCGTCACTACAGCACCAACCGTGCTCCTCTTGGTCTTCATTTCACAGCTGCCTTCTTTGAAACTCGCAAGGACTTCTTGAAAGAGTTCGTTAGCTGGGTTTCTGAAACTGCCAAGAGTGGTGAGTACTACTTTGTCACCATGCAGCAGGTCATCAACTGGATGGAACTCCCAACCGAAATCGCTGCTATCCAGAACTTTGGTGAATGGAAGGGCAAATGTGAGGCTCCGGGGCTTCCCTACTGCTCACTTCCTAACCCATGCCCAAGCAAGGTACCTCGTCTCTTCCCTCACGAAGAACAAATGTTCCTCCACACCTGTGAAGAGTGTCCGCGCACATACCCCTGGCTGTATGACCCATTGGGCAACGGATTCAGTGATTTCTAA